One part of the Rhipicephalus microplus isolate Deutch F79 unplaced genomic scaffold, USDA_Rmic scaffold_24, whole genome shotgun sequence genome encodes these proteins:
- the LOC142786450 gene encoding uncharacterized protein LOC142786450 encodes MNAAATSFQCSLLPPPPQPGAVGAIVDGERYDDDDSGSEYDVIDVLSADHCTGEHSYTMQMPPSMLLEEERRRVYESPELQAARRLVDWLDSPACRKYSAPFLDPLEIEQRPAYLRVVRQPMCLSRVRAGLDSRSYAGITEVVRDVRLILENCYRFYGPQHHLTKKALRLETVLEQKLALLPRELREKTTLEATTLENRDLGAQRAGRRARLTSQLPTGGESSALLQLVKAEKAAQAREERLKQREERRVEKEVAQQAVIDWESSTFGPGLAELSHHWEVPQLCQFLRLSQEPLQLPDVTIAEVERSLLMPKKSSLLSLLMTCLLVAPQQRPKTLLQHPMPYRVWNERLRCRLQNWYRTYMGSQRNFLKVFEAHGLEEQFFFIMGETDPMENKDFHELDLVQRVWLLKALCDHKLGQHRRVQEYMAEQEADRLREAFLGEDRVGRRYIYFPCMAEPRVYRVLLPQPPATPEREPSPPPQPTPKVSHKLKKKGRPQRGSSRRSSRHKKAKAAAVKEECEEEEKKAVADTDVDTKPAEPELVEGKREPTEATAASEEGKLASTEETVEADPAATNGEQTPKEESTPKVEAEEEKEEKVPPDFETVVTSVADLRILIASLAESNCSSNSNNSKEGATEENRPTTRKGSAEAAKVEEGVERLLLDQLRILLSEWETEEAAFQQTDAALRTRLHHEWHQPDTQDIHGSEDAVDSWTMHYKDECLIEDSSSDESMSQEEYNDNADDHEEGVEMEEECKDSSGWRVLRKRKIALALPNGLSNSDEESAASEPSSQPVAHPPSQPSRVTSCQVSTQTVSPIPTLARSIPAVSKESVAKVSIPHILARNSTSATLTTVTPSSTTWIRPFTRVQLDHPKRSTEYHKRQADQAKRPTKVRSLLEAGYTTFTEPSRPSTPQSTQAAPVTVLPVVQEKVVMQNICNAEPATMQNICNAEPVVMQNIHTAEPAVMQNISNAEPTVMQNICNADPVVMQNIRNVEPAVMQNISNAEPTVMQNICNVEPVVMQKEEMPSIPVVQESVPETLVPETQSFPLASDMIMEDICKQDQEQRSSQKSVLVPAVDNSGQEILLHVEYTTLDEASLGNNLQSLPLPTVPPVGPSYSTTMPAPDFTGALSGMQNMSASSTVIQNLQMAPPVVQNVPVVQSLMQTLPVSTSTMNIPAMSSFVQTLASSAEETSLVQTSPVTASTMEIPVATSLMQTLPVSSPVVQPSVTLPALLQNRRREGTNSRKHGLPWWKHSNTPSTTKVKEIPPLAPIAAPRKIFKSRNAASTSNNMSSSMDGTVGMASSGVHTSRSDTFLSSQQHQQLIGSNGSQQLVFVVPQSPPKQQQQVVLQQPEVPVVSQDMIGQLIPMAQAPADDSQHAAASLLLQATVQNTMQTPILLLTSDGRLLQVVPQPS; translated from the exons ATGAATGCGGCCGCGACGTCGTTCCAATGctcgctgctgccgccgccgccacagCCAGGCGCCGTCGGAGCGATCGTCGACGGTGAACGGTACGACGATGACGACTCGGGCAGCGAGTACGACGTGATCGACGTCCTGTCCGCCGACCACTGCACGGGCGAGCACAGCTACACGATGCAGATGCCGCCCAGCATGTTGCTCGAGGAAGAGCGGCGGCGGGTGTACGAAAGCCCCGAACTTCAAGCCGCGCGACGCCTCGTAGACTGGCTCGACTCTCCGGCGTGTCGGAAGTACAGCGCGCCTTTCCTCGATCCCCTGGAGATCGAGCAGCGGCCCGCGTACTTGCGCGTCGTGCGCCAGCCCATGTGTCTGAGCCGAGTGCGCGCCGGCCTGGACTCCCGGTCGTACGCCGGCATCACCGAAGTCGTGCGCGACGTACGGCTCATCTTGGAGAACTGTTACCGCTTCTACGGACCCCAGCACCACTTGACCAAAAAGGCGTTGAGGCTGGAAACGGTGCTCGAACAGAAGCTGGCCCTTCTTCCCCG AGAGCTACGGGAAAAAACGACACTAGAGGCCACCACGTTGGAGAACCGAGATCTTGGGGCTCAGAGAG CGGGTCGGCGAGCCCGTCTCACGAGTCAGCTGCCCACGGGTGGCGAGAGTTCGGCGCTGCTTCAGCTGGTGAAAGCGGAGAAGGCGGCACAGGCGCGAGAGGAgcgcctcaagcagcgtgaggaGAGGCGGGTCGAGAAGGAAGTGGCCCAGCAGGCCGTCATCGATTGGGAGAGCAGCACCTTCGGCCCGGGACTGGCCGAACTTTCCCATCACTGGGAG GTGCCCCAGTTGTGCCAGTTCCTACGGTTGTCCCAGGAGCCCCTGCAGCTTCCGGACGTGACGATAGCAGAGGTGGAGCGCTCGTTGCTGATGCCCAAGAAAAGCTCCCTGCTGTCTCTGCTCATGACCTGCCTGCTGGTTGCACCACAGCAAAGGCCCAA GACCCTGTTACAGCACCCAATGCCGTATCGAGTGTGGAACGAACGGCTAAGGTGTCGTCTCCAAAACTGGTACCGCACTTACATGGGGAGTCAGCGTAATTTTCTCAAG GTTTTCGAGGCCCACGGTCTTGAAGAGCAGTTTTTCTTCATCATGG GCGAGACAGACCCCATGGAGAACAAGGACTTCCACGAGCTGGACCTGGTTCAGAGGGTGTGGCTGCTCAAGGCCCTGTGCGACCACAAGCTG GGCCAGCACCGGCGCGTTCAAGAGTACATGGCGGAGCAGGAAGCTGACCGGCTGCGCGAGGCGTTCCTGGGCGAGGACCGTGTCGGACGGCGCTACATCTACTTCCCGTGCATGGCAGAGCCCAGAGTGTATCGCGTCCTACTACCCCAGCCGCCTGCGACGCCGGAGAGGGAGCCCAGCCCGCCACCTCAGCCAACGCCTAAAGTGTCGCATAAG TTGAAGAAGAAAGGCCGTCCACAAAGGGGTAGTTCCAGGAGGTCCTCTAGGCACAAAAAG GCAAAAGCAGCGGCCGTCAAAGAGGAGTGTGAAGAGGAAGAGAAGAAGGCGGTTGCCGATACGGACGTGGATACGAAACCCGCAGAGCCAGAGCTCGTTGAGGGGAAGCGAGAACCCACGGAAGCGACGGCGGCGTCTGAGGAGGGAAAACTAGCATCCACGGAGGAAACAGTGGAGGCGGACCCAGCGGCCACGAATGGGGAACAGACACCCAAGGAGGAATCAACACCAAAAGTCGAGgcggaggaagaaaaggaagagaaagtGCCGCCTGATTTCGAGACTGTGGTGACCAGTGTGGCTGACTTGCGGATTTTAATCGCTTCCCTGGCGGAGAGCAattgcagcagcaacagcaataaTAGTAAGGAGGGCGCCACTGAGGAGAATAGGCCAACTACTAGAAAG GGAAGTGCTGAGGCAGCAAAAGTCGAGGAGGGTGTGGAGCGTCTACTGCTGGACCAGCTACGAATCTTGCTGTCGGAGTGGGAGACGGAGGAGGCGGCCTTTCAACAGACGGACGCGGCCCTGCGCACCCGACTTCACCACGAGTGGCACCAGCCGGACACCCAGGACATCCATGGCAGCGAG GATGCCGTGGACTCTTGGACGATGCACTACAAGGACGAGTGCCTCATAGAGGACTCTTCTTCCGACGAAAGCATGAGTCAAGAGGAGTACAATGACAATGCCGACGATCATGAAGAGGGAGTGGAAATGGAGGAAGAGTGCAAGGACAGCAGCGGTTGGCGGGTGCTACGAAAGCGCAAGATTGCCCTGGCACTGCCAAATGGGCTCAGCAACTCTGACGAAGAATCGGCTGCAAGCGAGCCATCTAGCCAGCCTGTCGCCCATCCTCCTAGCCAACCTAGCAGAGTGACGAGCTGCCAGGTCTCCACTCAGACTGTTAGTCCCATTCCGACTCTGGCGCGATCCATACCTGCTGTGTCTAAAGAATCAGTTGCAAAAGTATCCATACCCCACATACTGGCCAGAAATTCGACATCTGCAACATTGACCACCGTGACGCCTAGCTCCACGACGTGGATCAGGCCGTTCACAAGGGTGCAGCTCGATCATCCGAAACGATCGACGGAGTACCACAAAAGGCAGGCCGACCAGGCAAAACGACCGACGAAGGTGCGCTCGCTGCTCGAGGCGGGCTACACGACTTTCACGGAGCCCAGCCGTCCATCCACGCCTCAGTCAACCCAGGCTGCTCCTGTTACGGTGCTTCCAGTTGTGCAAGAGAAAGTTGTAATGCAGAACATTTGTAATGCGGAGCCAGCCACAATGCAGAACATTTGTAATGCAGAGCCAGTTGTAATGCAGAACATTCATACTGCAGAGCCAGCTGTAATGCAAAACATTAGTAATGCAGAGCCAACTGTAATGCAGAATATTTGTAATGCGGATCCAGTTGTAATGCAGAACATTCGAAATGTGGAGCCAGCTGTAATGCAAAACATTAGTAATGCAGAGCCAACTGTAATGCAGAACATATGTAATGTGGAGCCAGTTGTAATGCAGAAAGAGGAGATGCCAAGCATTCCCGTGGTTCAGGAAAGTGTGCCGGAAACTCTGGTGCCGGAAACCCAGAGTTTCCCTCTGGCCTCTGACATGATCATGGAGGACATCTGCAAGCAAGACCAAGAACAGCGCTCCTCACAGAAGTCTGTTCTGGTGCCGGCGGTGGACAATAGCGGGCAGGAGATCTTGTTACATGTAGAGTACACAACTCTTGATGAAGCCAGCCTCGGTAACAACCTCCAGTCGCTGCCGCTGCCAACAGTGCCACCTGTAGGGCCGAGCTATTCAACGACAATGCCAGCTCCAGATTTTACTGGTGCACTATCGGGCATGCAAAACATGTCTGCTTCCTCTACGGTAATACAAAACCTCCAGATGGCTCCACCAGTCGTGCAAAATGTTCCTGTGGTGCAGTCGCTCATGCAGACGCTGCCAGTGAGCACGTCCACCATGAACATCCCTGCCATGTCGTCCTTTGTGCAGACACTGGCATCGTCTGCCGAGGAGACGTCCCTGGTGCAGACAAGTCCCGTGACTGCATCCACCATGGAAATCCCAGTGGCAACATCGCTGATGCAGACTCTTCCTGTGTCGTCGCCTGTTGTGCAACCAAGTGTTACCTTGCCTGCATTACTGCAGAATCGCCGGCGTGAGGGAACAAACTCACGGAAACACGGGCTGCCATGGTGGAAACATTCAAATACACCTTCAACGACGAAGGTCaaagagattccgccactagcaCCCATCGCGGCACCGCGGAAAATCTTCAAGTCTCGCAACGCAGCTTCCACCTCAAACAATATGAGCTCCAGCATGGACGGCACGGTGGGCATGGCGTCGAGTGGCGTGCACACTTCGAGGAGCGACACATTCTTATCGTCCCAGCAGCATCAGCAACTCATTGGCTCTAATGGGTCGCAGCAACTCGTGTTTGTCGTTCCACAGAGCCcgccgaagcagcagcagcaggtcgTTCTGCAGCAACCTGAGGTGCCGGTCGTGTCGCAAGACATGATTGGCCAGCTTATCCCCATGGCGCAAGCGCCTGCGGACGATTCGCAGCATGCTGCTGCTTCGTTGTTGTTGCAGGCCACAGTGCAAAACACTATGCAGACGCCCATTCTCCTCCTGACTAGCGACGGGCGTCTGCTTCAGGTGGTGCCGCAGCCCAGCTGA